The Anastrepha obliqua isolate idAnaObli1 chromosome 5, idAnaObli1_1.0, whole genome shotgun sequence DNA window ATAGATGATCAGATTAAATAACAGACGCTTAACGAAGCTGAGTCCCTCGATGTTGTGTTTACGCCTTCTGTAAATCACGAAATTTGTAAAGATTTTAACACAAGTTTACAAAGATGTACCAGTCCTTCTATGAATCCCAAGGGCAAATATGTCAATTGGATGAGTAAGCATACCGAATTGGCTACACAGCCATGGTGCTGTGTTGGTGATTTAAtggcgttctgtgacaaatatGAGTACCGAACGCTCAGTCTTAGCGATACTCGTGCTCATAACAACATTGTTTCTGAAGTCAAAGCCTTGTTAACTGTTGGCCAAGCTCCTTTTGACCTGCGTAAACGTTTTCCAGGAAACATCCGTAATCCAGAAAATCTGTGGATCTGCATAGGTCGTAGCGCTAGTGTGGAgtatcatttgaaaaaaattttgagtgtgTTTCGCAAACCGCTGCTGCA harbors:
- the LOC129248149 gene encoding uncharacterized protein LOC129248149 → MNPKGKYVNWMSKHTELATQPWCCVGDLMAFCDKYEYRTLSLSDTRAHNNIVSEVKALLTVGQAPFDLRKRFPGNIRNPENLWICIGRSASVEYHLKKILSVFRKPLLHLPVDKQRVARENFHLAVNELRLDISARISAVQLYDRNIFEREFHLHWQDAVE